The Acinonyx jubatus isolate Ajub_Pintada_27869175 chromosome B3, VMU_Ajub_asm_v1.0, whole genome shotgun sequence genomic interval CGGAATTTGTAGGGAGGCTGCCCTACTCCCCTCACCCAGGAGCATCCTTAAGCGGCTCATAGGGAACGGAGCACTTCTTGCATGGGAAATTCTCCACTCCTCTCCACCATGCACAAACACCCCCTACAAGTCCTTTAAAACACGAAAACTGTGGGGAGGCTTCGGCCGGGTATCTCCGATCCAAACTGTCTGAACAACACTCTCCTCATTTCCTTCACCTGGGCCCTCACAGAGCTGGGCTGTGGAGAAACAGTAGGGCTCCCAGAAAAACAAGAGCACCTCTGTAAGAGGGTTTGTGAATCGCATCCAGGACCCCCGGGTTAGCACCGCTTAAGCCTAGGGACTGAGCCACAGCAGGTGCACCGTAAACGTCTCAGGCGTTCCGGGTCGTGAGAGGGCCCCAGCTCACCGGAAGCAGTAGTTGGTGTCCAGGGCCCGCTTCTTCCTCTGCCCGCCCTGGCCCGGGTTGTCCAGCCGGTGCGGGGGAATCATCATGAGGATGAGGTGAGGGTTGTGGTGGTCCTTCTGCTTCTTGAGGCGCCCGAGATCCCCACGGCCATGATCATCCTCACTGTCCACACCTGCAGAAGGGAAACCGGATGACAGTCTCCTGTCTAAGGAAGGCAGAGTGGAGGCTGTGTTCTCACCCCATCCCATCTCCACCCCGGAGGAGGGGCAGTGCAATCTGTGCGGAAGGTGTTGGGAGAAGCACGGCTTCATGCTAACATCCAGCTGCAGGAAGGGGAGGACCGGGCGGAGGGGCTGGTCGCGCAGGAACTCTCGAGACACCCGTGGTCGGATCCCCTGATGACTCCTGTGTGTAAATCTTTCAGAATGCAGACAGCCCTTCCAAGAGGCTTCCTGGTATCTCAGGGACCCATGAAGCTTCCATAGAGAATCCCAGACACATTGCTTTGTGCTGTCGGTGTAGATTCTGAGACTTAGAATCTTGGGGTGTGAGTTTCCTCTTATCATCTGAATCGGTCAAGACAGGACAGAAGTCCTACCCATAAGGTAAGGTGTCTCCATTGAAGGTAGCTTTAACGGGAGCCAGAGGAATGAGACTGAATCATCGTTAAACTTGCACGTGCACTAGTCGTTTCACAGAGTGCTCACTATCACACTCAGGTGAGATAATGAAGTATATGACACACAGATTAGCAAATAAACTCTCAGGCTGGGGGGACCTGCTATTTCATCTAAAAAGGAGAAGACTGAGGACTGAATTAGTCTCAACTAAAAGGAGATCCATTTTGTGACAGGCAGCTGCCAGCTGTTCATCTCCACCAAGGACAGGAACACGAGGAGCTTAATTTACACAGTGACGGAAGGGACCCTGGACCCCACAAAGGGGCACTAGGACCATAAGAAGAATGGGAGGCCTGGATCtaaaattcccttttctccacattgagaaaccacctcacaccggtcagagtggctaaaattaatggctcaggaaacaacagatgctggcgaggatgtgcagaagcgggaaccctcttgcactgttggtgggaatgcaaactggttgcagccgctctggaaaacagggtggaggttcctcaaaaaattaaaaatggaactaccccaagacccagcaatagcactactaggaatttatccaaaggacacaggagtgctgatccaTAGGGACACATggaccccagtgtttatagcagcactttcaacaatagccaaagttatggaaggacccaaatgtccatcacgtgatgaatggataaagaagatgtggtatatctgtacaatggaatactacttggcaacgagaaagaatgaaatcctgccatttgcaacaacgtggacggaactggagggtattgtgctaagtgaagtaagtcaatcagagaaagacagagatcgaatcttttcactcatatgtggaacttcagaaacttaacagaagaccataggggaagggaaggggaaaagtagtttcaaacagggagggaggaaaaccacaagagactcttaaatacagagaacaaactgaaggtggatagggggatgggggagaggggaaaatgggtgatgggctttgaggagggtgcttgttgggatgggcactgggttgttgtatgtaagcgatgaatcatgggaatctactcccgaagcaaGAGCACCTTATGCACTGTACGTTAGCTAACTTAAcgataaattataaaaaaaaaaatttttttagtaaaaaataaaattcccttttcTGCGGCAcatgggcggctcagttggttacaagTCCAACTCTTGTTTcagaagctcaggtcatgatctcccggtcatGAGATCcaaccctgcatcagactccatgcagagcacggagcctgcttgggattctctctgtcccctctctctctgtccgcccccccccctacctcaaaataaactgtaaaaaataaaaaataataaaagtaggcTCTGAAATAGAGCCCATGAAGGGTAAAAGCCCAGGGCTGGGAGCCAAGAGAGGCCTGCACCTTTTCCCAGACAAGACTCTGATCTCAGGCTCTGGCTTGGTTGGTTTGACCTTGAGGAACCACCTGGCTTCAGGCAAGCCTCAATTATCCAAAATGGGactatgaaaggaaaagagaacttcGCTGACATCCAGAGATTGTCCACAGATTGCACGCCTTAGAAACATATTGGAAGACCACAGAAGACTCTTAACTATTTCTCTATCTCAATACAAACACCCTGAGCCCCAAAGCGATCATTCACACCCAGATGACTCCTGGGTGGGAATCAGGGTGCCTCTGTAACATCTGGAAAGTTCAGTAGTCAGATCACCacagttcatttcttttaggGAAGGGAAAGACAACAGCGATTTGTTGAGTGTTTGCGGTCCTGGGTTTTACATTTGCTATCTCGTTTAATTTGTGTGATAACCCTATGAAAGAAGCATTCTCAGCTCCATTTTACTGGCTGAACTCAGAGAGGCGGACCCGTTGGCGTCCATGACTATACCCCTCTTCCCAATGTAATACCGTCTTCCAGATGTTAACATCTTCTATCTATAAACTGAAAGTCACGCCCGTTGTCTTTGGGGCAAAGCAGAATTACTCAAGTACAAAACAGTTGGCCATCTCTGTGAGGGAGCTTGGTTGCTTCTCTTGGGGCCTGGTAGGCGTCTCCTGTTCTATCCTATCTCAtcaactgcccccacccccactataCACATCCATTTTGTTACCTTTGAATTTGATTTCCATCACCTCATGAATGTTTTCCAAGATGTCTCCATTGGGCTGAAAGGTGTGACACGGACAGTGAATGCTGATTTCCAGACCTAAGTTGGACTCTGCAAAATAAGACACGGAGTCGGTGAGAAAATTCTTTATGTGATGCGGAAGTGTGCCCATCACCGTGCCTGTGGGCCAGGGCTCTGCTCCCATAGGCAGTCACGGGAGCTGAGTAATCCCGAGGGTCACCGAGGACAGAAAGTGCTGCGAAAGCTACAGTGGACCTCCACACATGCGTTGCCGCACTGCACGTGTTTCTGTTATGTCATGAACAACCAAATAAAGGCATAAAGGGAAATTAATGGGAAGGAGAATTTTCAAGGTCATCTATTTTCAAAGGATGGTAGTGGGAAAAACTGTCACCCACCTCCTTGGGGGGAAAAGAATGAGGacataagaggaagaaaaacagccATCACACCCCCTAGGTGTTTGTTGGAAGAGGGGATATTCGAGCCAACCTACTGAGGAAAGATAAAGTAAGAGGCAGGGGGACTAGGAGAGGCCAGGGAAAGAGGCTCGCTAAAGAACTTTAGAGCAGAGAGGCAGTGATTCAAAAGGCCACAAAGTCCACCAGATGGGAGGAAGATGGGACAGTCTGGGCCATAGGATTAAGTCAGGAAGCAACGCTAGAGGCAAGGTCACCTGCACACAAGCAGCGGTATCAGTCTAGGTAGAAGACGCCAGCCTTTCTACCAGGGCCATGATTGTGGGTGTAAATGGACTGGCAGATTCCAGAGGAGATAAGATGAAAATCACAGTTACCCTTGGCCATATTTTCTTGAAGGGATAAGGACATAATTGGGTCAAAGTTACTTGGAAGTTTCTTCTCTGGGAATCCTTGTTCACTTAACAGCGAAGCTGGAGATGTGGATGGCTCGCTGAGGGAAAACGAACAGCTCAGGAAGACAATTGTGAAATCAGAGCACAGGCCACAGAAGATGGCCAATGGCCAAGGCCAACGGCCCAGATGATATGAGCTcagagagaaccagcaggaggAAATCTGGAGGTGCCAGGGTTTGTGGACTGAAACTCGGTGTAAGACTACCAGCTGTAGCCCTTACTCCTATTAGTTGTGAGATCGAGGTGTTTATTAGTTGGGGGATCGAGGTGTTTTGGTTACTAAAATTGGGGAATCAAGGAAATTAGTAAAAGGGGTTGggtaaagtgggggggggggaaggaagaataaaaagagtTCAAAGCATTTGAACTGGATCCAGGAATTCTGTGCAGGGAAACCAGGAAGGATCGGTGTCATATCAGTTCTGCAGGGTAAGACTCAACTAGGGAAGTTCTGTTAACCCGGAGGCAGCAGCAAGCTGTGGTGTAGGAAAGGTCATGAGGAATGGACCCTTCTGCATTCAGGGTCAGCATCTCAGCAAGCTGATTGATCTACTGCATCCCGAGCTGTAGGGGGGCAGCAGTTCTGTGTGAGCATCCAGCCTTGGGACCAACCTGTGGTCTTCCTGATATCTGGTGTCACTAGGGAAAACCCCAGAGCCTAAACCAGCTCAGCACCCTTCTCATGCACAGAATGGCCCAAGTTCAGAGGTTGTGGTCACTGTTAGGCAGGCTTGGATCCCTTTTTCCACAAATTCCAGAACCCAGTCTCATCTGTCCTGCTCCAAGCCAGGGCAGCCTCTAGGACATACTGACTCTTGCTGAGCTTGAAGACTTCTATACCAGAAGGTTAGCTCtggtggggagggatgggacTAACATaacaaggaagctgaggcccagccAGAGAACAGGGAGTGAACAGAGACGGAGCCGTAGCTGTGTTTTCTTCCTGGTTTAAGGCCATtgagggaaggagccagggaggTTGAAATGGGCTACAGAGTGTATTTCCTAGTACTCAGAAGGGGCCAAGGCCAAGAGAGACCCGGAGTGGATGAGTTCTGTGATTCTGTGAATTAGAAAGTCAAGGTGCAGACAGATGTGCTGGGGACAGTTAGGTCTTAGTGTCAGAGATGGTGGCCTGGCTTGGCCAACAGGCTCTGTCTGTGTAGAAAACTCACCGTGATGATAACAATTACCAACATTTGTTGGGCATTCTATGTCAAACGCTGCTTTAAGACTTTAcatgcattaattcattcaatgtttaaaataatcctacaggggtgcctgggtggctcagtgggttgagcgtccgacttcggctcaggtcacgatctcgcagtccgtgagttcgagccccgcgtcaggctctgggctgacagctcagagcctggagcctgcttccgattctgtgtctccctctctctctgcccctcccccattcatgctctgtctctctctgtcttaaaaataaataaatgctaaaaaaaaaaaaaaaaaatttaaaaaaaaagaacttcaaaataaTCCTACAAAGTAGAGACTACTACTACCCCCCATTACATAGATGAGGACcctgaggcttagagaaattaaatggCTTGCCCAAGATGCCCAAGCAGTAAGCAGTAGAGCCAAGATTCAATCACCTGATGCTGGAACCATCCTAATTGTTTGAGACAAGGAGGGATAAAAAGTGGGGCAATAGAGACTACCAAAGGAAGATGCCTGTGCTCTTCCAGcatctgcgccccccccccagcccccatcctaaGCAATGAGGCTGGCTGTGCTCCCCGACAGGGCCGCTGGGGGATGCCTGACTCTGCACCTGGAGAAACTGCAGACCTTGTAGAGCAATAAATAGCCCAAGGGTCTGAGGACCCAGGCCCCTAACTCTGGATAGGGCTCCAGCCGGCTCCGGGACCTAGAAGGCAGCCTGGGAACCTAGCACACGGTAGGCTCTCggatgtttgctgaatgaatacaaGACCCTATATGTGACTTGGCTTCCTCATCAGTCCACACCACCAGTTGTTCCATTTGGAGTCCATCTGCTGCCTCGTTTGGGGCCACGAACTCTGAAAAGACTCCTGAGCTCTGCATAAGTAAAGGTCTGTGTGTGATTCCCCTGTACGAGGGGCGGGAAGCATCTGCCTAAGTGGGAACTGAAGGTTCCAATGAAGGACTAAACTCAGAATTGGCAGCAGTGGGGATGGTGGGTGGGGGACCCACAGGTTTTATTACGAAATTATCTTTTTGATGTCTCAAGGAGGATGGAAATCATTCTCCGCGCAAACTTCTCATTGAGCTCTGCAGCTGGGAAAATAAGAACTCCTTCAAGTGCCCAGGGCTTCAAAGAAATCCAGGTGGAGCTGATCAAAATCAGACAAGGAAGCTAAGAGATTAATTTCCCCGGCCTCTCCTTTCTGCAGCCATGTCAGGCTCTAGGTGGAGTGCCGTCTGAGTCAGAATTCCCAACTGTGCTGCCCACGGCAGATCCCTGTCCCGTGGGTGCTCCTAGGCTTCTGGCTTTGTGCTCAGTAGGGGAGATAGGATGgagctcccaggcacccctgggggtGAGGCAGGACCTCCAGCCCGCAATCAGCCAGCTCAGCCATCAGGTGATGCCCCTTCGATGAGGACCTATAAATTCAGACGCCTACAGAGCCCAGGCAGGTGACATAAGTGAGCGGAGCTAGCCAGCGTATCATGCTTAATGGGCACTGCCGGCCTCACTCTGGGGGGTAACGGTGGGGACCCGGAGGGCCTACAGGGGTGTGAAGAATGTGTGTCCCACCTCAAGAGGTGGCCACTACTCTCCCATGGATCGTTACCAGGAAATCTTCCCACTTTTCTAGAAAATCCAGAAGTCCagattttatgtgaaatctcctgactttaaaacaaaacaaaacaaaactgcggGCCATTATTTAATTTACAACATTACGTAGGCCGAGCCTTAGTGCGTTAACCCCTGGTTTCCCAAAACATCAAGGACAGGGAAGGACCCACCAGCTCCAGGGACTCTGGACATCAGGATGTGGATGGACTGTGCCTCTGTGGCAGTGATGATGGAAGAAAACTCTTGgcaagagggggagaaggaacaGACGAGCCCGCCGTAGGCACCTGCTCCCCACTGACCATCATCCAGACAGTACCACCAGGTAAAGAAGGGGAGAAACAGCACAGCGTGATGTTACAAGGCACCACAACTGCCAGTCAGGACACTCTGGTTCTGATCCAGGCTGGATAACCCTggtcaagtcacttaacctctctgggccccagtgtCCTCGTCTGACCTAATAAAAGCTTACTCTTGTGTAACAGGTTGAAAGCCATGAGGTTCTCTCAAATACATTGTATCCTTAACACAGCCCCGTGAGGCATGCAGGGAAGGGACCAGTACCTGATTTTCCAGGTGAGGGAACACAGCAAGTGGGTGAGAAATTTGGGATGGGTGAAGTTTGATACGGCGATGGGACAGCTCTCCTTGGATGACTACCACGCTTTTCGAGCTTAGTTGGCCCCAGCAGAACCTGCCCCCGTATCTGCTCTTCTCGCCGCCTTCCCCGTGTCAGTAAGTGTTAGCCACCCGGGGGGTTCCGCCCACGGCCACCACCCTAGCCAAAGCCCCTTTTGCCCTCATCCGGGCTGCTGCAGGGGCCCCTACATGGtcgttttgtttattatttttgagagagagtaagtgcggaggggaggggcagagagagggagacagaggatctgaagcaggctctgcgctgagagcagcgagcccgatgcggggctcaaactcacgaaccgaaccgtgagatcacgacctgagccgaagtcagccgcttaactgaccgagccacccaggcaccccccaaactGGTTTTCCTACTCCTTCCTTTGACTTCATGGCAACCAGAGGGACcttttaaagatggaaaaggtATAAAATCACCTCAGTCCACATCCCAGCCCTGCTTGGAATACTCCAGGGCTTCTCACCACACGTGGAATGAGTCCTAAAACCTGACCATGGCCTCACAGGTCCCAAATTAAATGGCTCCGGCGACCTCTGGCCCCCCCAGCTCACTCCGTTCCAGCCACATCGGTCCATGTGCTGCCAGAACAAACCAAGCCTGCTCCTGCTCGGGGGCCTGAGCCCCACTACCTCCTTCGCCCAGCATATCCCTATTGAAACCTTTTCATCACTCAGGCCTCGGTGCACACACTCCTTGTCACAGAGACCCTCCCTGAGCATCTCATGTCAGACTGCACCCTGTCATCACCACAGTGCCCTCTATGTTTCATCCTACTCATCACTGAGATTCCTATTCATCGATATGTTGCCTTGTGTAGTGTGTGTCTCTCCCACCAGGAAAGAAGCCCGATGGGATAGGGACCTCACCGGCCTTGTTCCCGGCTGCATCCGCAGTAAGCCACACTTAATTTTCTTCGTATCGGTTGCGTGAACAGATGAAGAACACAGCGAATCGATGGCAGAGCTAGtgtttgaacccagatctgcGACTCTTCTGGTTTTGTCCTCTTCCTTCTGTTTCGGAAATGACCAAGGGACCTGAGGGATCCTTCCCAAATGCTCAGGCTAAGAGTCAACCTACCTCTTCGCAAGAGCCATTCCCGCACGGTGTCAGTGACGTCGAAAGACAGCCATTCGGCAGTGCCCCGTGTGGGCAGATTTTTGCCACCGATATAGCGCTGTTTGGCGATGTGCTCATCGGGCCGGAGTATCTGGAGGGCGGAGAAAGGAGTAAACGGCCCAGGCCGGGACAAGGACGGCAGCACATGTCACAATGCAGAGGGGCACGTGAGGGGAGTAACAGGAAACTGAAAATTCCTGAAAGCTCCTTCAAACGCTTAGCTAATGCTTAATCCTCTCAGGGACAGACGCACGTACAGAAAGCAAGACTCCAAGAAGGTAGGATTCACACCCAGGCCTTCTGAACGGTGCACAGAGCAGAGgcctgcaggggcaggggagCCGGCTTTCCCCATCTGTCCCTGTCTGTGTGGCTTCTGTTCTGGGAGGGGCTCACCTGGAAGAGCTCGATCCTCTGCTCACTGCGCTTAGAGCTGGGGTTGGGCACCCGCAAGACCCGGAATTCCGCTCGGAACAGGTTGGTTCCATTTTTCTCCACTGAGGACACGTTGAAGCGGAAGACCTTGGAGGTGATCCCTTTGGGGCAGACGGCCAGCTCATCTAGGAGATCaagcaagcaggagaggtgcCGTAAGTGTGTGAGTGAGACCCCGCAGGAGCAGTGTGCGGCCCACAGACACCCGCCAGGCGGCCAGGGTCCCACCCATGACCTCCCTAGAGGCGTGAGGCCCCAGGCCTGAAGGCGGAGATGGGAGGAAGATCTTGGTGAAGGCCCCAGTCAGGAGCAAGGAGCCCCGGGAGTCCCGGGACCGGCACTAATGACTGGCCAGTCAAAGGCAATCGCCACTCCTCCCACGGCCTCGACATCCCAACTGTGGCAGGCTCTCCAGCCTGCTTTGCTACTCTTTTAGAAAACACACGTCCTCAAAAGATCTCAGCAAACCCCCTGGCGGTTTAACCATCTCACAGCTACCTGCCCCATGCATGTGTTCGTTCCTTTGGGCGTTCATTCATGTATTACTCGTGcactgagcacatactatgtgccaagcGCAGCGCTGACACTGGGAAGCAAAACTGAACAGATGtgcccctgccttcaaggagagTCATGTCggggggtgcagagggaggaTCTTAATACAAGGGCCCACATAACGGGATGAGCGGAAAAGTGTTGAGGGCCTTTGGAGAAGCCCAGGAGTTGGGAGGGACCAGAGTAGGGAGACAGCAGGGAGCACCCGATGGAAGAGGTACCATGTGATCTGGGTCCTGCAGGAGGAAAGGGTTtgaggatggagaggaagggatTTTCCATGGAAGGACTGCTGGAAACGAAGCAGGGACAGGAGGAGATGCGAGTAAGAGGAAGCAGCCAGGGGAGGGCCCGCGAGACAAGGTCAGCACAGCAGGCTGGGGAGGCTGAAGTATCAGCCCGAGAGGCTGGATTTTATCGCGTTAGCAGTAGGGAGCCATGGAAGGTGTTAGAAGAGCAGTGCAGTGACTTAATTAACACTGTGTTTTAGACCCAATGAGGCAGCATCGGTATGGCAAAGAGCCCACATCTCAAGTCTGACAGACCCACAGATGTTTCTTCAGAGCTGGGCCATCCCCACTGACTCCTTTCTAAGGATTTCTGACTTTGACAGCACGTGCTCTGCCAGCCTTTGTCACCGTGCTGGCCTCTCCGTCCCTGTCCAGAGGACACGAGGCAGCAGATGCTCTTTCCCCACACCTCGGAGCCagatgaagagaagagaaagatccTGTCTCTTCTCCTGCATGCTTTACAACCTCAAGGTCGGAGCAGCATTAACACCCAGAGAAAAACTTTCTACCCAAACGGTAATAATAGCCAGAACTTGAAATTCAAGCTCATAGACCCAGATTCCACACATAATGGACATGGCTGGAATGAGCTCATAATCACCCCGAGGGGTGGTGTAGGAAGTCACGGACAAGGCGGGAAGGATCAGAGGCTTGGAAACAAGCAAATGCGCTACTGATCTTGAGGAAAGGATGAGCGAGTGTTTCTGGAAATTGCCATCTGGTGGGCCTGACACTGGTTCTTAGAAAATTAATGGAACAGATGTTAGGAAAACAAATGTGTGAATGCCGGCTAATGAAGCCCTGCTTAATAACTGGCTtcgaaagaacaaatattgccaACTATTCCCTAAATCATTGCAGATAGAACCAGAAAGAGGCACCAGCGTGAgcagtttaatttttaagtttgccCGTTTGAAACCCTCTGGACCTGGGTAGGTTCCTCAGACTGGCCACCCTCTCAAGTACTCGCACGCTTGGTTCCTGAAGGACCTGTCATCAGTGTGGCTTCAGTTATAATAGCACCTCCAGCAGCTGCTGAAAGGGGGCATAAAGCGTATGTCCACACGACGTGCACACTGCTGTGGAAAAGAAGATGGAACAGAAGATGGCGCATGCCAGTGAGGAGAGTCAGAGGGGGGTCAAGACAGTAGGAAGCCAGGACACGCGGGCAGCGATGAGCTAAGAGGGTCTTTAGCACACCCTTGTAACCATCCCTCCTTTGCTTCTTCCAGCCCATCAATCAGATATCTGTTCCCTACGACGGACTCCTCTTGGTGGGAACTTCAAGGAGATTTCGAGAAGGAGGTGGAAGGGTCATTTTTTATCACTGGGATCTACAGGTTTCTAGCAGAGGTAGAACGGAtgctggggcggggcggggggggggggggtggttcctTGGTTGACACAAGGAAATTGACCCTATCAGTAAAGCTCAGACAGAATCGTTGGTGATTACAAAAGAACTGcctaggagagaaaagaaaacgtaaATATAATCTTGGCAATTAAACCCACTGAAGAATGATGCTGTTTTAAGTAATTTGTGGAATGAGACTGTAAATCAACTGTGATAACACCACCTTACATTGCACAGAGCTCTTATTAACTCATCTGACCCTCGAACAATCCTCGAGGAGGACGAGAAGTCAAATTGACCATGTTACAAATgagagcggcacctgggtggctcagtcggttgagcgcctgacttcggttcgggtcacgatctcatgttcatgagttcgagccccacgtcgggctcactgctgtcggagcagagcccgctttggatcctcctgtctccctctctctctctctctctttcaaataaaatttttattttttttataatttttttttcaacgtttatttattttggggacagagagagagagagagagagcatgaacgggggaggggcagagagagagggagacacagaatcggaaacaggctccaggctctgagccatcagcccagagcctgacgcggggctcgaactcacagaccgcgagatcgtgacctggctgaagtcggacgcccaaccgactgcgccacccaggcgccccaaaatttttaaaattgcaaatgagaaaattgagtgTCAGGAAATTTAGCGGGTAGCACAGGtggtatttgaacccaggtctttgCACCATACCTCTTTTATTGAAGTGGGGAATCTGGAAGTTGGGGGGCCCAGAGAGATCTAGTGGAGGCACAGTTTCACCAACAAAATGAAGGCTTCCCTGAAGTGGGCCCAGAGTGCCAACTTAGGCCTAAGCAACAGCCAAGCCCCGCTCAGTTCTGTGGGTAAGCCGTGCTTCTGCAGGATGCTGGTATTATTGGGAGCTGGACTAGAGGATCCACCTTTCAAATTACATTATGACCAACTTTTTCCACTGCGCGAGAAATACATATATTGGTGGAGgcccttcccccccttttttcctacgaggagagaaaaataagcaaagaatattCATGTAGAGTTTTCACACAAAAACGTGGAAACAGCTGACCGTGTTTCGACcatgccttttaaaatgttttcagacacCGGGGCTCCTAGATGTGCCTTTGCTTATATACATCATTTCTGCATGTAAAACCCTGCAGGTTCCAATGACAGCATGCATATTTCAGTGTGGCCAAGCTTCTTCTGGCTACACGTTAGGATCACCTGGAGAACCTTGAAAATACATGATGCCTGGCCCCACTCGCCAGAGATGCTGACATGCTGACTACCTTGGAGTGGGTGGGTCCGGAGTTGTTTtccgtttcttttcttttcttttcttttttcttttcttttttcttttcttttcttttcttttcttttcttttctctttctttctttctttcttttccttttttctttcttctttcttctttctttctttctttctttcttaaagatctccagatgattctgatgtgtAGCCAGAGTTGAGGGCCACAGTTTATAGTGCTCTGCAAAGGGTACCATGGCTTCCAGATGTTCTAGAAGTATGAGAAACCACACTCCAATGATTTCACCATTAAACGGGTTAACCTTTAAACGTATTAGACATGCAGTGGGACCAATgcatcatttgaaaaatttttgaatCAGAAGCCCATCAACATGTTAAGCCCATGTTACAAGTTGGTATATTTCACAAAAAGATCCAGATTTTCTGCTCTTCTGGGTTAACGGCAAGGTCGAGGCAAGCTGGACCCACATTCCTAAATGCAGAAATCAGCAGGGACTGAGCAGCGGGTACCCTCTTTTAACAGGGCGTGGGCGCTTtcagctccccccgccccatcagCCTCTTGCACACCCTATTCTCTCCTCGACCCCGAGGCCAAGTGTCCTGTGTGCTCCGTTATGGTGTTGGCTTTTCTTCCAGATCCTTCGTATTAGCTGGGCACTTGTGTTTTCAGCTCCTTAAGGAGAGGTTTTGCCCTGCAGTTCACTGAGTCTTAAGCCTCAGTGAGCTTAAGGATCAATGGGGTGCTTTTCGGAAATACAGATTCCCCAGGA includes:
- the TGFB3 gene encoding transforming growth factor beta-3 proprotein isoform X2 produces the protein MQGEREDSCTQENTESEYYAKEIHKFDMIQGLAEHNELAVCPKGITSKVFRFNVSSVEKNGTNLFRAEFRVLRVPNPSSKRSEQRIELFQILRPDEHIAKQRYIGGKNLPTRGTAEWLSFDVTDTVREWLLRRESNLGLEISIHCPCHTFQPNGDILENIHEVMEIKFKGVDSEDDHGRGDLGRLKKQKDHHNPHLILMMIPPHRLDNPGQGGQRKKRALDTNYCFRNLEENCCVRPLYIDFRQDLGWKWVHEPKGYYANFCSGPCPYLRSADTTHSTVLGLYNTLNPEASASPCCVPQDLEPLTILYYVGRTPKVEQLSNMVVKSCKCS